Proteins encoded together in one Nostoc sp. PCC 7524 window:
- a CDS encoding GNAT family N-acetyltransferase: MYNYLILENKTAASYENLTYPIFRTRLKTLDSDESIIALAVNLDSKPIGLALAEILTVENKKIASILSLFVVPEHRGCTIGKNLLIHIEDILRQQACSLISVIYVNNSTNPYWEKILKQLNWSTPQIRRFICSGSIINIKDAAWLKVANALSPKYTIFPWVKLTKQERDLIQRQQAVANWYPEELSPWEEEEKIEPLNSLGLRFQDQVIGWIVTHRITIDTIRYNRLFVRQDLEPLGLGGVLLAKAIQLQLESMKDSKAVFVVNTNNTPMVKFLHRRLAPYLDSLRQSWESFKVLD, translated from the coding sequence ATGTATAACTATCTCATTCTAGAGAATAAAACAGCAGCTTCTTACGAAAACTTAACTTATCCTATTTTTAGGACACGCTTAAAAACATTAGATTCTGATGAGTCTATAATTGCTTTGGCTGTAAACCTGGATTCAAAACCAATTGGACTTGCTTTAGCTGAAATATTAACAGTAGAAAATAAAAAAATAGCCTCAATTCTTTCGTTGTTTGTAGTACCAGAACACCGAGGATGTACTATAGGTAAAAACTTATTGATTCATATTGAAGATATACTTCGTCAGCAGGCTTGTTCACTAATTAGTGTGATTTATGTTAATAATTCCACAAACCCATATTGGGAAAAAATATTAAAACAACTTAACTGGTCTACTCCACAAATACGGAGGTTCATTTGCTCTGGCTCGATAATTAATATTAAAGATGCTGCTTGGTTAAAAGTAGCTAATGCCTTATCTCCTAAATATACCATTTTTCCTTGGGTGAAGTTGACTAAACAAGAACGAGATTTAATTCAAAGACAGCAAGCTGTTGCCAATTGGTATCCAGAAGAACTTTCTCCTTGGGAAGAAGAAGAGAAGATTGAGCCATTGAACAGTTTGGGCTTACGCTTTCAAGACCAAGTGATTGGTTGGATAGTAACGCACAGAATTACTATTGATACAATCAGATACAACAGATTGTTTGTCCGGCAAGATTTAGAACCTTTAGGTCTTGGTGGTGTATTGTTAGCAAAAGCCATTCAGCTTCAATTAGAGAGTATGAAAGATAGCAAAGCGGTTTTTGTTGTCAATACCAATAACACACCAATGGTTAAATTTCTCCATAGACGATTAGCTCCATATCTTGATTCTCTACGCCAATCTTGGGAAAGTTTCAAAGTTTTGGATTGA
- the psbZ gene encoding photosystem II reaction center protein PsbZ, translating into MTIIFQFALVALVLMSFVLVVGVPVAYATPQNWVESKKLLWLGSGVWIALVLLVGLLNFFVV; encoded by the coding sequence ATGACCATAATATTCCAATTTGCTCTAGTAGCTCTTGTACTAATGTCTTTTGTCCTGGTTGTTGGCGTACCTGTTGCCTATGCCACTCCCCAAAACTGGGTTGAATCTAAAAAACTACTCTGGCTAGGCTCTGGAGTTTGGATCGCTTTGGTGCTATTGGTGGGACTATTAAACTTTTTTGTGGTTTAA
- the ribH gene encoding 6,7-dimethyl-8-ribityllumazine synthase → MAVFEGTFTQAEPLRLAVVIGRFNDLVTGKLLEGCQDCLKRHGVDPNPHGDQVDYVWVPGSFEVPLVARQLALSHRYDAVICLGAVIRGQTPHFDYVSSEVAKGIAAASFQTGVPVIFGILTVDTMQQALERAGIKSNHGWDYAMNALEMASLMRQLRSNLTDAYAHNPQSLPAAFPKSSVSTLTSESEEVS, encoded by the coding sequence ATGGCAGTTTTTGAGGGAACTTTCACTCAAGCAGAACCTTTGCGTTTGGCAGTGGTTATCGGTCGATTCAATGACCTTGTAACCGGAAAGTTGCTAGAAGGATGTCAAGATTGCTTGAAGCGTCATGGTGTAGATCCTAACCCTCACGGGGATCAGGTAGATTATGTTTGGGTTCCTGGCAGTTTTGAAGTACCTCTTGTTGCTCGTCAACTAGCTCTTTCTCACCGTTATGATGCAGTCATTTGTCTGGGTGCAGTCATTCGCGGACAAACGCCCCATTTTGATTATGTATCTTCCGAAGTCGCTAAAGGAATTGCGGCTGCTAGTTTTCAAACTGGAGTACCCGTGATTTTTGGGATTTTGACGGTAGATACTATGCAGCAAGCTCTAGAAAGGGCTGGGATCAAAAGTAATCATGGTTGGGATTATGCCATGAATGCCCTAGAAATGGCCAGCTTGATGCGGCAATTGCGCTCTAACTTGACAGATGCCTACGCTCACAATCCCCAATCTTTGCCAGCAGCTTTTCCCAAGTCCAGCGTCAGCACATTAACCTCTGAGTCTGAAGAAGTGAGTTGA
- a CDS encoding class IIb bacteriocin, lactobin A/cerein 7B family, which translates to MPDIKINNLQPMAEYEELSDLELESVVGGIGPFAFVALFAAAACFLREKHEL; encoded by the coding sequence ATGCCTGATATCAAAATAAACAATCTTCAACCAATGGCAGAATATGAAGAACTGTCAGATTTGGAATTAGAGTCCGTAGTCGGTGGTATTGGTCCCTTTGCTTTTGTGGCACTGTTTGCGGCAGCAGCTTGTTTCTTGAGAGAAAAGCATGAATTATGA
- a CDS encoding GTPase: MSLSTTDQINYQFLLLTHMVCADGQIHSEESKALQDLGQQAKMGTRTLEEMEKILNQDKGFISLEEVARHIPTKEKSEAIRQILAIAYVDGYCSPSEKEMVNYVAKIWNWSDTEITNLLEGAKKFSTVQNIYSDIEKYELSVGARLLKGVDSLLSRAIVDNLTQIAPKNLGDKVKKLRKEILLSGAEYEKATQKCKSIATEDYKYTDNSLHIAYTTLENLVENIQQTTESIHKTTSNKGQANTAKEVAQQLEVTKNALSAEVIKKLEGVRESLRSKQRALNYFSIAFMGKTKAGKSTLHAIITGDGWEAIGVGKQRTTRLNRVYEWKNIRIIDTPGIGAPGGASDEEIAERIIEESDVICYVVTNDSVQETEFKFLELLKEKAKPLIILLNIKNNLRDQRRLDYFLQDPDKLFVMDSSSGLGGHIERIRRYAKNHYANDYFDIIPVMLLAAQMSQEPEHQDNQEKLFQGSHIQELLDAIRVSLAEHGVIRRSQTLLGSTVSAIETPNEWVNEQIKVYQDLINNLKNMRDKFQKDIAKAARKNHEYLFQQIKTTFKEVFDIIQPFAEENWNVEQSQLNSKLKDKPEILNIEGKLNIAFKECEEKFNKDVQEILREIGNELQNIARLKFGNVNLNEQDSIPYKDMLRFSGKLLGVLGASAFLFAAPVGIFLGVTGACLHLISNFLKSEEQKRREAVENIRNSLNNQFKSELEKTLKNAEESFSKYSKDVESNISNYFNELIESLEVIIKHLENTQNKLDGCAENLNRAYAKRIVDWCADKYEPLTDEGILTTIAQVDRDFGRNIKIQTKSEFKSKRFQKIINQVLQEDISIISVKSSEQTFGNLQHKT; the protein is encoded by the coding sequence ATGTCACTATCAACTACTGACCAAATAAACTACCAGTTTTTACTCCTCACCCATATGGTGTGTGCTGACGGACAAATTCACAGTGAAGAATCAAAAGCACTGCAAGATTTGGGACAGCAAGCCAAAATGGGAACACGTACCCTTGAGGAGATGGAGAAAATACTCAATCAAGATAAAGGTTTCATATCTCTTGAAGAGGTAGCGCGTCACATCCCCACCAAGGAGAAAAGTGAGGCGATACGACAAATACTAGCAATTGCTTATGTTGATGGTTACTGTTCACCTTCAGAAAAGGAAATGGTTAACTATGTTGCAAAAATTTGGAATTGGTCAGACACAGAAATTACAAACTTGCTAGAAGGAGCAAAAAAATTTAGCACAGTTCAAAATATTTATAGCGATATCGAAAAATACGAACTATCTGTAGGTGCGCGTCTTTTAAAGGGGGTAGATTCACTTTTATCACGCGCTATTGTGGATAATTTAACACAAATTGCACCTAAGAATCTCGGAGATAAAGTAAAGAAACTGCGGAAAGAAATACTACTATCTGGGGCTGAATATGAAAAAGCTACTCAAAAATGTAAATCAATAGCAACTGAAGACTACAAATATACAGATAACTCACTTCACATTGCTTATACTACTCTTGAAAATCTAGTAGAAAATATTCAACAAACTACTGAATCAATACATAAAACAACAAGTAATAAAGGACAAGCTAATACAGCTAAGGAAGTAGCACAACAGCTTGAAGTTACAAAAAATGCTCTCTCGGCTGAAGTTATCAAAAAACTGGAAGGAGTACGTGAATCACTCCGATCAAAACAACGTGCTTTAAATTATTTTAGTATCGCCTTTATGGGCAAAACTAAAGCTGGTAAAAGCACTCTCCATGCAATTATTACGGGCGATGGTTGGGAAGCAATTGGTGTTGGTAAACAGCGTACTACTCGTTTGAACCGCGTTTATGAATGGAAAAATATTCGGATTATTGACACTCCTGGTATTGGTGCGCCTGGTGGAGCAAGTGATGAAGAGATTGCTGAAAGAATTATCGAAGAATCTGATGTTATCTGCTATGTAGTTACAAATGATAGTGTTCAAGAAACTGAATTTAAATTTTTAGAACTTCTAAAGGAAAAAGCAAAACCACTGATTATCTTATTAAATATTAAGAATAATCTCCGTGACCAGCGCAGATTAGATTATTTCTTGCAAGATCCAGACAAGCTATTTGTTATGGATAGTAGTAGTGGTTTAGGCGGACATATTGAACGCATTCGTCGCTACGCCAAAAATCATTATGCTAATGATTATTTTGATATTATTCCTGTGATGCTCTTAGCTGCACAAATGTCACAAGAACCAGAGCATCAAGACAATCAAGAAAAGCTGTTTCAAGGAAGCCATATACAAGAGCTTCTTGATGCTATTCGAGTGTCGTTAGCCGAGCATGGAGTGATTCGGCGTTCTCAAACTCTACTTGGTTCTACTGTTAGCGCAATTGAAACTCCAAATGAATGGGTGAATGAACAGATAAAAGTTTATCAAGATTTGATTAATAATTTAAAAAATATGCGTGATAAGTTTCAAAAAGACATCGCAAAAGCAGCTAGAAAGAATCACGAATACTTATTCCAACAAATTAAAACTACCTTTAAAGAGGTATTCGATATAATTCAACCTTTTGCAGAAGAAAATTGGAATGTTGAACAAAGCCAGTTGAACTCCAAATTGAAAGATAAACCCGAAATATTAAATATTGAAGGAAAATTAAATATAGCTTTTAAAGAATGTGAAGAAAAATTTAATAAAGACGTGCAAGAAATACTAAGGGAAATAGGTAATGAATTGCAAAATATAGCTAGATTAAAGTTCGGTAATGTTAACTTAAACGAGCAAGACAGTATCCCCTATAAAGATATGCTACGTTTTAGTGGTAAATTATTAGGAGTATTAGGAGCGTCGGCATTTTTATTTGCTGCACCTGTTGGAATTTTTCTAGGAGTTACTGGTGCTTGTTTACATTTAATTTCTAATTTTCTCAAATCTGAGGAGCAAAAACGCCGTGAAGCTGTAGAAAATATTCGTAACTCTCTAAACAATCAATTCAAAAGTGAACTAGAAAAAACTCTGAAAAATGCCGAAGAGTCTTTCAGTAAATATTCTAAGGATGTAGAAAGTAATATTAGCAATTACTTCAATGAACTAATTGAAAGCTTAGAAGTAATTATCAAGCATCTAGAAAATACTCAAAATAAATTAGATGGCTGTGCTGAAAATCTTAATCGTGCTTATGCCAAACGTATTGTAGATTGGTGTGCAGATAAATATGAACCGTTGACTGATGAAGGTATTCTCACAACTATTGCTCAGGTAGATAGAGATTTTGGACGAAACATCAAAATCCAAACTAAATCTGAGTTTAAGTCTAAAAGATTCCAGAAAATAATTAACCAGGTTTTACAAGAAGACATCTCTATTATCTCAGTCAAGTCTTCTGAACAAACATTTGGCAACCTACAGCATAAAACCTAA
- a CDS encoding CBS domain-containing protein, which yields MDVILCHTTADFDALGAAVGLTCLLPGSKIVLTGGAHPPVRDFLALHRDEYPLIERRSVNPDKIRSVTVVDTQQRDRLGKAAEWLNLPHIKNITVYDHHLGQESDIPAQEFHIADVGATTTLIAEKLQQNHISLTPAQATVMALGIHVDTGSLTYDQSTPRDAVALAWLMQHGASLSVISNYRDPGLSRQLQQLLTTALEKLEYLCLRGYTIAWVTLKTENFVPGLSSLASQLVELTEIDALLLAAEYPLSEDESRLTVIGRSQIPGVHLDLLFQTFGGGGHSQASSLNLRKVNTQDVLQTLLNGIKTSIPHPQTARDLMSSPVRTIRPETTIAEAQRILLRYGHSGLSVVDTADQLVGVISRRDLDIALHHGFSHAPVKGYMTTNLKTITPDTTLPQIESLMVTYDIGRLPVLDSGQLVGIVTRTDVLRELHQAHEERDRWEDGETGRWGDREVRIPTLTELRVRLTPQLWELLSTASQAAEKRGWHLYLVGGAVRDLLLAEAAAGSLMITDIDLVVDGFHQAADVGAGVELAKALQEIYPTARLEIHGAFQTAALLWHKDPELDSLWVDIATARTEFYPYPAANPEVEASSIRQDLYRRDFTINALALRLTSPRAGELLDFFGGLLDLQAKQIRVLHANSFIEDPTRIYRGVRFAVRFGFNIESRTEEYIHYAINSGVYDRTAQTNNKTPALQTRLKAELKHILEAPYWQPALQLLDNLGALQCIHPTLKLDHQLIRQLRLLERCLQKFDTAQTFTPWQMRLEVLIAHLAPKYRHKVAKNLQLQDDSIKRLQNLATAETEVITSLPECERPSQIVQLLRKYDLETLILVALQSQRKFRQQIWHYLTVLAHVHPIINGNDLKKLGYKPGPQYRQMLDDLLAATLDRVVKNQAEAEAFLSENY from the coding sequence ATGGATGTAATTCTTTGTCACACTACCGCCGATTTTGATGCTTTAGGGGCAGCCGTCGGGCTAACTTGTCTACTACCGGGCAGTAAAATTGTGTTAACAGGTGGCGCTCATCCACCTGTACGGGATTTTTTGGCACTGCATCGAGATGAATATCCACTGATTGAAAGACGTTCGGTAAATCCAGACAAAATTCGTTCGGTGACAGTTGTTGATACCCAACAGCGCGATCGCTTGGGTAAAGCTGCTGAGTGGTTAAATTTACCACACATTAAAAATATTACAGTCTATGACCATCACCTCGGTCAAGAGTCTGATATTCCGGCTCAAGAGTTTCACATTGCTGATGTCGGAGCAACCACAACTCTGATCGCCGAGAAATTACAACAAAATCATATCTCTCTCACTCCTGCTCAAGCCACGGTGATGGCTTTGGGGATTCATGTCGATACTGGTTCTCTTACCTATGACCAATCTACGCCACGGGATGCGGTGGCTTTGGCTTGGTTGATGCAACACGGAGCTAGTTTATCGGTAATCTCTAATTATCGTGATCCCGGCTTATCTCGCCAATTACAACAACTGTTAACTACAGCCTTAGAAAAATTAGAATATCTGTGTTTACGTGGTTATACTATTGCTTGGGTAACTTTAAAGACAGAAAACTTTGTACCAGGTTTATCAAGTTTGGCATCGCAACTGGTAGAGTTAACCGAAATTGATGCTTTACTATTGGCGGCTGAATATCCCTTAAGTGAAGATGAATCAAGGTTGACAGTAATTGGGCGATCGCAAATTCCTGGTGTACATCTTGACTTATTATTTCAAACATTTGGCGGTGGAGGTCATTCCCAAGCATCATCGCTCAACTTACGCAAAGTCAATACACAAGATGTCTTGCAAACACTCCTAAACGGCATAAAAACTAGTATCCCTCATCCCCAGACTGCCAGAGATTTAATGTCTTCCCCAGTCCGCACGATTCGCCCAGAAACCACCATTGCCGAAGCACAAAGGATTTTGTTGCGTTATGGACACTCTGGCTTATCTGTAGTTGATACCGCAGATCAACTTGTAGGAGTAATTTCTCGACGGGATTTAGATATTGCTTTGCATCACGGCTTTAGTCATGCACCAGTCAAGGGTTACATGACTACAAATTTAAAGACAATTACCCCAGATACAACGCTGCCACAAATTGAGTCCTTAATGGTGACTTATGATATTGGACGCTTACCAGTGTTAGATAGTGGGCAGCTAGTCGGTATTGTCACTCGTACTGATGTCCTGAGAGAATTACATCAAGCCCATGAGGAAAGAGACAGATGGGAAGATGGTGAGACAGGAAGATGGGGAGATAGGGAAGTCAGAATTCCCACATTAACAGAATTGCGCGTTCGCCTAACTCCCCAGCTATGGGAATTACTCAGCACAGCCTCCCAAGCCGCAGAAAAACGCGGTTGGCATCTCTATTTAGTAGGTGGTGCGGTACGAGACTTACTCTTGGCAGAAGCAGCAGCCGGGAGTCTCATGATTACAGATATTGATTTAGTAGTTGATGGTTTTCATCAAGCCGCAGATGTAGGTGCAGGTGTAGAACTAGCAAAAGCACTCCAAGAAATTTACCCAACCGCCCGCTTAGAAATTCATGGTGCTTTTCAAACGGCGGCTTTGTTGTGGCACAAAGATCCCGAATTAGATTCCTTGTGGGTTGATATTGCCACCGCCAGAACAGAATTCTATCCTTACCCAGCAGCCAATCCAGAAGTAGAAGCCAGTTCTATTCGTCAAGACTTATATCGTCGAGACTTTACTATTAATGCCCTAGCTTTGCGCTTGACTTCTCCCCGTGCTGGTGAACTACTCGATTTCTTCGGGGGGTTGCTGGATTTACAAGCCAAGCAAATTCGAGTGCTGCACGCTAACAGTTTTATCGAAGATCCCACCCGTATTTATCGCGGTGTCCGCTTTGCTGTGCGTTTTGGATTTAACATTGAATCACGCACCGAAGAGTATATCCACTATGCTATCAACAGTGGTGTTTACGATCGCACCGCCCAAACTAACAACAAAACCCCAGCCCTACAAACGCGACTCAAAGCCGAACTGAAACACATCCTCGAAGCACCCTACTGGCAACCAGCTTTACAATTACTCGACAATTTAGGGGCTTTACAGTGCATCCATCCCACCCTCAAACTAGATCATCAACTTATCCGACAATTACGTTTACTAGAACGCTGTTTGCAAAAGTTTGATACTGCCCAAACTTTCACGCCTTGGCAAATGCGTTTAGAAGTATTAATTGCCCATCTAGCCCCCAAATATCGGCATAAAGTAGCGAAAAATTTACAATTGCAAGATGACAGTATCAAACGCTTGCAAAACTTAGCCACAGCTGAAACTGAAGTAATTACGTCTTTGCCTGAATGTGAACGCCCCAGTCAAATAGTGCAGCTACTCCGCAAATACGATTTAGAAACGTTAATTTTAGTTGCCTTGCAGAGTCAGAGAAAATTCAGACAGCAAATCTGGCATTATTTAACAGTTTTAGCTCATGTCCACCCAATTATTAATGGTAATGACTTAAAGAAATTAGGTTACAAACCGGGTCCACAATATCGACAAATGCTAGATGATTTACTCGCCGCAACATTAGATCGTGTGGTTAAAAACCAAGCAGAAGCAGAAGCATTTTTATCCGAAAATTATTAG
- a CDS encoding glutamate-5-semialdehyde dehydrogenase: MTVPPLDDSPEPMKSAKRAYQASLKLGTTKGTDRSRAVLAMAQALEQSFDDILEANTLDLEASREMAVPELILDWLKLTPTRLETTVEILQRLGELSDPLRRVRNADYQPEDSQSYSQLMPLGVIGFIYEAFPDLGAIAAALCIKTGNSIILKGSTEASHSNAAISEVLQHALAEVGLPAGCIELITAEHGASIRDLVTQDQYVNLAIPYGRSSLVQQVMRQATCPVLKSAMGNCYLYWSLNGSLEMVRWMIIDSHDSEPDPVNAIEKVLIHRQAMPSSLAVLWNSLKEKGFELKGDAELVEAFPQLQLAKDNEWGCAYLTKTVAFKLVDSLEGAIAWINQYSSGHADSIATESYQESRQFALGVHSASTYINTSPRFSRNPSRGDSVFLGMSNQKGHRRGFISLETLTTAKHIIQGNGRF; the protein is encoded by the coding sequence ATGACTGTTCCACCTTTGGATGATTCACCCGAACCCATGAAAAGCGCCAAACGCGCTTATCAAGCGTCCCTGAAGTTAGGCACTACTAAGGGAACTGATCGCAGTCGCGCTGTGTTAGCAATGGCACAGGCTCTAGAGCAATCATTTGACGACATTTTAGAAGCCAACACCTTGGATTTGGAAGCTAGTCGGGAAATGGCAGTGCCAGAATTGATTTTGGATTGGCTGAAGCTAACTCCCACAAGACTAGAAACAACCGTAGAAATTCTCCAAAGGTTGGGAGAACTTTCAGATCCACTACGGCGCGTCAGAAACGCCGACTATCAACCAGAAGACTCTCAAAGTTACTCCCAATTAATGCCCTTGGGAGTGATTGGGTTTATTTATGAAGCCTTTCCAGATTTAGGCGCGATCGCGGCGGCTTTGTGTATTAAAACTGGTAATAGTATCATCCTCAAAGGCAGTACAGAAGCTAGTCACTCTAACGCTGCTATTTCTGAAGTTTTACAACACGCACTTGCGGAAGTTGGTTTACCAGCAGGTTGTATAGAACTAATTACCGCAGAACATGGGGCTTCCATTCGTGATTTAGTTACCCAAGACCAATATGTCAATTTAGCCATTCCCTACGGCCGTTCTAGTTTAGTACAGCAGGTAATGCGGCAAGCCACCTGTCCAGTGTTAAAGTCAGCAATGGGTAATTGTTACCTTTACTGGTCACTCAATGGCAGTCTAGAGATGGTGCGGTGGATGATTATTGATAGCCATGACAGCGAACCAGATCCCGTTAATGCGATTGAAAAAGTGTTGATTCACCGTCAAGCCATGCCATCATCCTTGGCAGTGCTATGGAATAGTTTGAAAGAAAAAGGCTTTGAACTCAAAGGTGACGCAGAATTAGTAGAAGCCTTCCCACAATTACAGCTAGCAAAAGACAATGAATGGGGATGTGCTTATTTAACCAAGACAGTAGCATTTAAATTGGTGGATAGCCTAGAAGGTGCGATCGCTTGGATTAATCAATATAGTAGCGGTCATGCTGACTCAATTGCCACTGAATCCTATCAAGAAAGTAGGCAGTTTGCGTTAGGTGTTCACAGTGCATCAACTTATATCAACACATCCCCCCGGTTTTCTCGTAACCCTTCACGGGGAGACTCAGTATTTTTAGGGATGTCCAATCAAAAAGGCCACCGTCGGGGATTTATTAGTTTAGAGACTCTGACTACTGCCAAACATATTATTCAAGGGAATGGACGGTTTTAA
- a CDS encoding GTPase encodes MVQNNIVFNAAEIANKFSEASRRFDNILVEAKHPELTAIRHKLHDETNKYRENGMMTVAFIGQYNAGKSTTISALTGKRDIKIDSDIATDKTTSYDWNGIKLIDTPGLFTDRKDHDDITYDAINKADLLVFSLTYMLFDSITVENFKKLAYEKGYRWKMMLLINKMSDEAGDEAQKIANYRQSLADALKPHSLDEFPVCFIDAKDYCEGIDQKEDFLIDISRFPTFIDALNNFVKSRATLARYDTPVRIILATLDEAQLSFTRNSNQDTAFLEVMARLSRTVRKERERLRIKFNSIALAMSSAISQEGIKLAYSVGTMTQEDFEKLNHQTELNVEKHYTDATEQLKNLVESAIKEISQEVEEVLQSNLVQTFITCLDNTERLSAKNVNNNISIEHLQNQVKSLQQIGELLGVHWEKFTAGRVAASGQGFLNASNVAGSNLHHVVYGVGKFIGVDFKPWQAVGIAKEFANFAMFLAPIIAVVGVLADFHAMQQEAERQEKMAEARREITSYFMSVAKSLENQIDSIFRDVDLQIYGEIDKQIFAARQHEENAIALSNTWVKQLTQIRQDFESILRYINQVMENHQA; translated from the coding sequence ATGGTTCAAAATAATATAGTTTTTAATGCTGCTGAGATCGCTAATAAATTTAGTGAAGCAAGCCGTCGGTTTGATAATATCTTAGTTGAAGCAAAGCATCCTGAATTGACAGCTATTCGTCATAAACTTCATGATGAAACCAATAAATATCGTGAAAATGGTATGATGACTGTAGCTTTTATCGGTCAATATAATGCTGGTAAATCAACAACTATCTCTGCACTAACAGGAAAGCGTGATATTAAGATTGATTCAGATATTGCAACTGATAAAACTACTAGCTATGACTGGAATGGTATTAAGTTAATAGATACACCAGGATTATTTACAGACCGCAAAGACCATGATGATATTACTTATGATGCAATCAATAAAGCCGACTTATTAGTTTTCAGCCTCACTTATATGCTTTTTGATTCAATCACAGTAGAAAATTTTAAAAAGCTAGCTTATGAAAAAGGCTATCGCTGGAAAATGATGCTGCTCATCAATAAAATGTCTGATGAAGCTGGAGACGAAGCACAAAAAATTGCTAATTATCGCCAAAGTTTAGCTGATGCACTTAAGCCTCATAGTCTTGATGAATTTCCTGTGTGCTTTATTGATGCTAAGGATTATTGTGAAGGTATAGATCAAAAAGAGGATTTTTTGATTGACATTAGCCGCTTTCCAACATTTATTGATGCTTTAAATAATTTTGTTAAAAGCCGTGCTACACTTGCCCGTTATGATACACCAGTCAGAATTATTTTAGCGACTTTAGACGAAGCTCAATTAAGCTTTACACGCAATTCTAATCAAGACACGGCATTTCTAGAAGTAATGGCACGTTTGTCGCGTACAGTACGTAAAGAGAGAGAACGTCTACGAATCAAATTTAATAGTATAGCCCTAGCAATGTCTTCTGCAATTTCTCAAGAGGGCATTAAGTTGGCATATTCCGTGGGAACAATGACTCAGGAAGATTTTGAAAAGCTGAATCACCAAACTGAGCTAAATGTAGAAAAACACTATACAGATGCTACAGAACAACTAAAAAACTTAGTCGAATCAGCAATTAAAGAGATTAGTCAAGAAGTAGAAGAAGTGTTACAAAGTAATCTTGTGCAAACTTTTATAACTTGCTTGGACAATACTGAAAGACTATCGGCTAAGAATGTTAATAATAATATAAGTATTGAACATCTACAAAATCAAGTAAAGTCTCTGCAACAAATTGGTGAACTGTTAGGTGTTCATTGGGAAAAATTTACTGCTGGGAGGGTAGCGGCTAGTGGTCAAGGTTTTTTAAATGCCTCAAATGTAGCTGGTAGTAATCTCCATCATGTAGTTTATGGTGTAGGAAAATTTATTGGTGTAGATTTCAAGCCTTGGCAAGCTGTTGGTATCGCCAAAGAATTTGCTAATTTTGCTATGTTTCTTGCACCTATAATAGCAGTAGTTGGTGTGCTTGCAGATTTTCATGCTATGCAACAAGAAGCTGAAAGACAAGAGAAAATGGCTGAAGCTCGTCGAGAGATTACTAGCTATTTTATGAGTGTTGCCAAGAGTCTTGAAAATCAAATAGATAGTATATTTAGGGATGTAGATTTACAAATCTACGGAGAAATTGATAAGCAAATTTTTGCTGCACGCCAACATGAAGAAAATGCGATCGCACTTTCTAACACTTGGGTAAAACAACTCACTCAAATTCGTCAAGATTTTGAGTCTATTCTTCGCTACATTAACCAAGTGATGGAAAATCACCAAGCCTGA